In a single window of the Streptomyces sp. NBC_00353 genome:
- a CDS encoding PP2C family protein-serine/threonine phosphatase, whose product MTRSALPLPRTGTGPRRAKRPAAQAGTDGRRAWQLRHFPCRLLAGGILPQAAVPVALITAITLGATFAPITIHLSPLLVAAPTSAAAFASSRFIAGTALAASAAMFVIDRHDGLLHSPLLPIHIGALLVVSGFVVAARALHDRDLRELTQVRAVAEVAQRVVLRPLPRQLGPLRVACTYRAAAAHALVGGDLYAAARTGRATRFLIGDVRGKGLPAVEDASAVLGAFREAAYQHATLPELAAALESSVRRHLAQLTDSDPESSERFITALLVEIPDEAPLVQVISCGHPSPLWGHRGKVAALPILHPAPPLGLASTSPDTYHVDTFEFGPADTLLLYTDGVIEARNITGGFYPILERASTWPWECPHSLLLHINHDVDTHTGGRLEDDLALVAVQRTSAPDTGQGPDLPQRPHPMEAHP is encoded by the coding sequence ATGACCCGATCCGCTCTCCCGCTCCCCCGGACCGGCACCGGCCCCCGCAGGGCGAAGCGTCCAGCCGCTCAGGCGGGTACCGACGGCCGCCGCGCGTGGCAGCTGCGGCACTTCCCGTGCCGCCTGCTGGCGGGAGGCATCCTCCCTCAGGCTGCGGTCCCGGTCGCGCTGATCACCGCCATCACTCTGGGCGCCACCTTCGCCCCCATAACCATTCATCTGTCCCCTCTCCTGGTCGCTGCCCCCACCTCCGCGGCCGCGTTCGCCAGCTCCCGTTTCATCGCGGGTACCGCCCTGGCCGCCAGCGCGGCAATGTTTGTCATCGACCGCCATGACGGCCTGCTGCATTCGCCACTTCTGCCGATCCACATCGGCGCCCTGCTGGTGGTGTCGGGTTTCGTCGTCGCCGCCCGGGCGCTGCACGACCGCGACCTGAGGGAACTGACCCAGGTACGCGCGGTGGCCGAAGTGGCCCAGCGGGTCGTGCTGCGCCCCCTGCCCCGGCAGCTGGGTCCGCTGCGCGTCGCCTGTACGTACCGGGCGGCCGCGGCGCACGCCCTGGTGGGCGGCGACCTGTACGCCGCCGCCCGGACCGGCCGGGCGACCCGGTTCCTCATCGGCGATGTCCGCGGCAAGGGCCTGCCCGCCGTCGAGGACGCCTCCGCCGTTCTCGGGGCCTTCCGCGAGGCCGCTTACCAGCACGCCACCCTTCCCGAACTGGCTGCCGCCCTGGAGAGCAGCGTCCGCAGGCACTTGGCGCAGCTCACCGACAGCGACCCCGAGAGCAGCGAGCGCTTCATCACCGCGCTCCTGGTAGAAATCCCCGACGAGGCTCCTCTCGTCCAGGTCATCAGCTGCGGGCACCCCTCACCCCTGTGGGGCCACCGCGGCAAGGTGGCCGCCCTGCCCATACTTCATCCCGCACCACCCCTTGGGCTGGCGAGCACCTCTCCCGACACCTACCACGTCGACACCTTCGAGTTCGGCCCCGCAGACACCCTGCTGCTGTACACCGACGGCGTCATCGAAGCCCGCAACATCACCGGCGGCTTCTATCCGATCCTCGAGCGGGCCTCCACCTGGCCCTGGGAATGCCCGCACAGCCTGCTGCTGCACATCAACCATGACGTGGACACCCACACCGGCGGACGCCTGGAGGACGACCTCGCCCTGGTGGCCGTCCAGCGCACCTCCGCGCCGGACACCGGCCAGGGTCCGGACTTGCCCCAGCGCCCCCACCCCATGGAGGCCCACCCGTGA
- a CDS encoding response regulator transcription factor, with translation MDAPSSTPSRQEPPGTTVVLADDHLVVRAGMRLLLAQDPAFRIVAESATVPDTLEAVRRTHPRVLVLDLTMAGQSSLPMIPALLTASPGTRILILTMQEDPAFAREALRTGAAGYLLKEAAAEELLAAAHQVARGATYVQPVLGARLAVEMPGSADQESLTAREAEVLSLLALGHTNQEIAQRLYVSVRTVETHRARIRDKLGKDTRAELIAAARERGLVP, from the coding sequence ATGGACGCCCCCAGCTCCACCCCGTCCCGGCAAGAGCCCCCGGGGACCACCGTCGTACTGGCCGACGATCATCTGGTGGTCCGGGCAGGAATGCGGCTGTTGCTGGCCCAGGACCCGGCATTCCGGATTGTCGCCGAGAGCGCCACAGTCCCCGACACCCTCGAAGCCGTGCGTCGGACCCATCCGCGGGTGCTGGTCCTGGACCTGACCATGGCCGGCCAGTCGAGCCTGCCCATGATTCCCGCGCTGCTCACCGCTTCACCCGGCACGCGGATCCTGATCCTCACGATGCAGGAGGATCCGGCGTTCGCCCGCGAGGCGCTACGCACCGGCGCGGCCGGCTACCTGCTCAAGGAGGCAGCCGCCGAGGAACTGCTGGCCGCCGCACACCAGGTCGCCCGCGGTGCGACGTACGTCCAGCCGGTGCTGGGAGCCAGGCTCGCCGTTGAGATGCCGGGATCTGCCGACCAGGAGTCACTGACCGCACGCGAGGCCGAGGTCCTGTCGTTGCTGGCGCTGGGCCACACCAATCAGGAGATCGCGCAGCGTCTCTACGTCTCGGTCCGGACGGTGGAGACCCATCGTGCCCGGATCCGGGACAAGCTCGGCAAGGACACCCGGGCGGAGCTCATCGCCGCGGCCCGCGAGCGCGGCCTAGTGCCATGA
- a CDS encoding sensor histidine kinase has product MRGPRRSRWGFALQAAGSCLLVAAVALEVTDQPLPSELALSLAAATPYLAAAPLYTAGRRTWMVVAGALALMLAVASLVRITEQPLLNALHVLPLILVAYTASTIRSATHRDRGLQRERVRARHDGAERERRRWARELHDDTLQELGAVQVLLSAAAADGRPEAMRGAIEQARSLVGNQITSLRHLITDLRPLVLDELGLRAALEALCRRTSETFGIRVDLRIDPQDTEISDRLTSEAQAHVYRIVQEALTNAVKHAQPTRITVGMEVDRHVMTLTVADDGHGMPQPPDSRRWPALRAATPPASTVRGVGLSAMHERADLIDAQLTLSSVPGKGTTIILSVPLASWRQGHAQPSDGALGTE; this is encoded by the coding sequence ATGAGGGGACCGCGCCGGTCCCGATGGGGCTTTGCCCTGCAGGCGGCGGGAAGCTGTCTGCTGGTGGCCGCGGTGGCTCTGGAGGTCACCGACCAGCCGCTGCCCTCCGAGCTGGCCCTCTCCCTTGCCGCGGCCACCCCGTACCTTGCGGCAGCCCCGCTGTACACCGCGGGACGCCGGACCTGGATGGTGGTGGCCGGTGCCCTCGCGCTCATGCTCGCCGTGGCCAGCCTGGTCCGTATCACCGAGCAACCGCTGTTGAACGCCCTGCACGTGCTCCCGCTCATCCTGGTCGCGTACACGGCCTCCACCATCCGCAGCGCAACCCACCGCGACCGGGGTCTCCAACGTGAACGTGTCCGAGCCCGCCATGACGGCGCGGAGCGCGAACGCCGCCGCTGGGCACGTGAACTGCACGACGACACCCTCCAGGAACTCGGCGCCGTGCAGGTGCTGCTCTCCGCCGCCGCCGCCGACGGCCGCCCCGAGGCCATGCGCGGCGCCATCGAGCAGGCACGCTCCCTGGTGGGCAACCAGATCACCTCGCTGCGCCACCTGATCACGGATCTGCGTCCCTTGGTCCTGGACGAACTGGGACTGCGCGCGGCCTTGGAGGCGCTGTGCCGACGCACCTCGGAGACCTTCGGTATCCGCGTCGATCTCCGGATCGATCCGCAGGACACCGAGATCAGCGACCGGCTGACCTCAGAAGCACAGGCCCACGTGTACCGCATCGTGCAGGAGGCACTGACCAACGCGGTGAAACACGCTCAGCCCACTCGGATCACTGTCGGTATGGAGGTTGACCGCCATGTGATGACGCTGACCGTTGCCGACGACGGGCACGGAATGCCTCAGCCCCCGGACTCCAGGCGCTGGCCGGCCCTGCGCGCGGCCACGCCCCCGGCATCCACCGTGCGGGGAGTGGGGCTCTCCGCCATGCACGAGCGCGCAGACCTCATCGACGCCCAGCTCACGCTCAGTAGTGTTCCTGGGAAGGGCACCACCATCATCCTGAGCGTGCCCCTTGCCTCGTGGCGGCAGGGTCATGCACAGCCTTCAGACGGAGCTCTTGGCACGGAGTAG
- a CDS encoding IS110 family transposase produces the protein MLLIGDDWAEDHHDVEVQDETGHKLAAANLPEGVAGIAKLHELIARHGGADLDPAEVVVGIETDRGSWVQALIASGYQVFAINPRQVNRFKERYASSGAKSDKGDAHALADMVRIDRDQLRPVAGDSEQAQAVKVVARAHQSLIWERTRTFQRLRCTLREYFPAALAAYADLTLTSTDALELLIKAPAPAAGAKLTRTQITAVLTRHRRRNRDAKAATIQAALREPQLGLPEPVTAAYAATATAHARLIIALNEQIAAMEEQVKTHFLAHPDAEIYLSMPGIGEITGARVLAEFGDDPTRYANAKARKNYAGTSPITRASGKSHSVQARYVRNNRLADALQSQAFAALRSPGARRYYDKQRAREVGYNPALRQLGNRLVGILHGCLKTRTHYDEATAWSHHAYTSAA, from the coding sequence TTGCTGCTGATCGGTGATGACTGGGCCGAGGACCACCACGATGTCGAGGTCCAGGACGAGACCGGCCACAAACTGGCCGCCGCGAACCTGCCCGAAGGGGTGGCAGGCATCGCGAAGCTGCACGAACTGATCGCCCGCCACGGCGGCGCGGACCTGGACCCAGCCGAGGTCGTGGTCGGCATCGAGACCGACCGCGGCTCGTGGGTGCAGGCCCTGATCGCCTCCGGCTACCAGGTGTTCGCGATCAACCCCCGCCAGGTCAACCGCTTCAAGGAACGCTATGCCTCCTCCGGCGCCAAGAGCGACAAGGGCGACGCGCACGCGCTGGCGGACATGGTCCGCATCGACCGGGACCAGCTTCGACCGGTGGCCGGGGACAGCGAGCAGGCCCAGGCCGTCAAGGTCGTCGCCCGTGCTCACCAGAGCCTGATCTGGGAACGCACCCGCACCTTCCAGCGGCTGCGTTGCACTCTGCGCGAGTACTTCCCAGCCGCTTTGGCCGCATACGCGGACCTGACACTGACCAGCACGGACGCGCTGGAACTGCTGATCAAGGCACCTGCCCCGGCAGCCGGGGCAAAGCTGACCCGCACCCAGATCACCGCCGTCCTGACGCGCCACCGCCGCCGCAACCGGGACGCGAAAGCGGCCACCATCCAGGCCGCGCTGCGTGAGCCGCAACTTGGTCTGCCCGAACCGGTCACCGCCGCCTACGCGGCCACCGCCACCGCCCACGCCCGCTTGATCATCGCGCTGAACGAGCAGATCGCCGCGATGGAAGAGCAGGTGAAGACCCATTTTCTGGCGCACCCGGACGCTGAGATCTACCTCTCGATGCCTGGCATCGGGGAGATCACCGGCGCCCGGGTGCTTGCCGAGTTCGGAGACGATCCCACCCGATACGCCAACGCGAAAGCCCGCAAGAACTATGCCGGCACCAGCCCCATCACCCGAGCCTCCGGCAAGAGCCACAGCGTCCAGGCCCGCTACGTCCGCAACAACCGCCTCGCCGACGCCCTGCAATCCCAGGCGTTCGCTGCCCTGCGATCACCGGGCGCCCGCCGCTACTACGACAAGCAACGCGCCCGCGAGGTCGGCTACAACCCCGCCCTCCGCCAGCTCGGCAACCGGCTCGTCGGCATCCTCCACGGCTGCCTCAAAACCCGTACCCACTACGACGAAGCCACCGCCTGGTCACACCATGCCTACACCTCTGCCGCTTGA
- a CDS encoding class I SAM-dependent DNA methyltransferase: protein MTSSELWTRATADRYDAEEHEMSSGAVLGPTLDFLTELAGDGRALEFAIGTGRVGVPLRERGVPVVGIELSEHMAAVLRRKIDEDTLPVTVGDMATTTVPGKFTLVYLVYNTITNLLTQDEQVECFRNAARHLAPGGRFVIELGVPALRFLPPGQVAVPFDVSERHLGFDTFDLVEQILVSHHLTRDGDDGRYRRSSSRHRYAWPAELDLMARMAELELELRVADWDRAPFTQDSAKHISVWRKPA, encoded by the coding sequence GTGACGAGCAGTGAACTGTGGACCCGTGCGACCGCCGACCGCTACGACGCCGAGGAACACGAGATGTCCTCGGGCGCTGTTCTCGGACCGACTCTCGACTTCCTCACCGAACTCGCCGGAGACGGCCGGGCACTGGAATTCGCCATCGGAACCGGACGAGTGGGCGTCCCGCTCCGGGAACGAGGCGTGCCAGTAGTGGGCATCGAACTGTCCGAGCACATGGCAGCGGTCCTGCGGCGCAAAATCGACGAGGACACGCTCCCGGTCACCGTCGGGGACATGGCCACGACCACCGTCCCTGGCAAGTTCACCCTGGTCTATCTCGTCTACAACACCATCACGAACCTGCTCACCCAGGACGAGCAGGTCGAGTGCTTCCGAAACGCCGCACGGCACCTGGCGCCTGGCGGCCGGTTCGTCATCGAGCTGGGCGTGCCGGCGCTGCGGTTCCTGCCACCCGGGCAGGTCGCGGTGCCGTTCGACGTCTCCGAGCGGCATCTCGGCTTCGACACCTTCGACCTGGTCGAGCAGATCCTCGTCTCGCACCACCTGACCCGCGACGGCGACGACGGCCGCTACCGCCGCAGCAGCTCCCGGCACCGGTACGCGTGGCCGGCGGAACTCGACCTCATGGCACGGATGGCGGAGCTCGAGCTGGAACTGCGCGTCGCGGACTGGGACAGGGCGCCGTTCACCCAGGACTCCGCGAAGCACATCTCCGTATGGCGCAAGCCGGCCTGA